agatgtttgtggtttgtatcagtgactcaaacacatcacaccaaataattattttttggGAGCAGCAACTAGTCACAAGAATATGCAGTAtcgctctgtctctgctctagAATGAGCAATGAGGATGTTTCCTTCATATTAGTTTATTTATACTAGAGATTTTTCTTTGAGGGATATtcatgtttgagaagctggGATCAGAGACTTTGAacatctcttcattttttttcaccttgTATAAGTATCTGCATTGGTGTTAATAGAATAAGCTgcttcatttttccatttatccTGAGCAAACTTACCTTTTACACCTGTTACACTGCAGTGTCTGCAGGTACCATAACAACTCATGTATCATACAATAACACTCATActaaacaaaatacaaaaaacaaataatcttGAGCaggaaatgatttatttaacttttcCTGATATTTTTTGTTGAAATCTCTGGAAATTAGAGATGGGCGATATACTATCGTTGGCGATATACCAGGAAAAAATCTTCATTAGAAGATTAGAATAAGTCATCCCGAGATAATATCTTGCATTGAAGCTGAGGATGAGGGCCTTGCTAAAAAGGAGCGACCTCGATAATCTGGTTGCTGCACTTGTTACTGCAATGCAGTACAGGAGGTGCTGGGGGCAGTATCGCAGAAATAATCAGAAATAATCATTGACTAATCGGAAAAATAATCACCAGATTAGTTGACTACCAAAATAATccttagttgcagccctaaccACAACAGTCATCATACGGGAAATACTGTGATAACACATAACGTGTTGAATGGTCATTTATATCGTTATCGcgataaaaaacagaaaatatcgTGATAAACTTTAGTCCATATCGCCCATCCCTAGTTTAGACATGTCAAAGGCCTTTACCATCACCTTACCATCTCCCCAGAGAGCAAGCCATAGCTGTACAGAGAAGATTAAATCAACTGTACAGGATGACAGGACAGTAAAAATTTTACCTGGAGCTAAAATATTTAGTCCTGTCACTGCTCACTAGAGCTGTGATTTtgggcgactgtggcaaggaaaaactccctcTGAGGGAGAAACCTTGGGAGGAACCTGGCTCTCTGGGGGGGGCCCATCCTCCTGAGGGCTGTGTCCTTCAGCTCCCTCCATTTGACACGTCTGTCCAGTCTCCAGGTCATCTGTCCAAGTCCTGTGGTTTGTCCTCTGGTCCCTGCCACTGGGTCCTCATCCGCTGTCCTGCTGTCTAGTCCTCTGGCtagaaacacattcaaaatgaatACAAGTGTATTCCTAAATCCCTCCTCTCAACTGTAATCTGTCTGAAAGAGCAgtgttcatgttgtgtgtgtaactaCCACATAATATGTTTAAATGCAGTGCACATGTGACGCTGCTGTCCTCTTACCTGCCTCCGATAAAACAAGATGTACGAGGATCGTTGCCGCTGGTTGCACACATTGACTCCGCTTGTTTGGGTGACCACTGTGTCATTATATGTGAACCAGCGGTCTGTCAGGTCCACCGGTCCCACGTCGGGGTCCACTCCGTCGCAGATGTAGTGTCCTAGCAGGAAGAGGAAGCTATTGTTACATGGGCTGTCTTAAGACTCATTAGGTGTACATCACTGAAAATAATGGTTCATCTTACCACTTCTTGCTGTGGTGCCGATGTGGTTTATGGTGCTGATCAAACTGTAGCACGCACCAGCCTGAGAAGGAACAAAGTCAATCAGAGTTAGTCCACATATAGTCCAAATATTTACTACTATTTGCTCTGTTTGCTGTCAGGTGATCTAGTTCTTTACCTGGCCTGAAGACACCACCAGCTCCCTCTGAAGATCGACAGGGTCATGGATCTTCTCCAGCTGGAAAGTTGGAGTGTATCGGAAACGCTTCAAATGCAGGACCAGCACTCTGTTGATGGAAAGAGAAGATATGAGCACCAGGTGGCAGAGAAAAAGTCTCTTGGTATTTTAAATACACAATTATTCCTTAGAGGCAGCAGAGCCCAGTTTGATACCACTGGGTGAACCAGTATCATCGCTGAGCACTGCAGTCAGGAGTTTGATGTTACTCACCTTGGCAGGGTGGCGAATGATGAGCGCTGGCCTGACTTGGTGGCACCACACTCACACCTGTACTCCAACTCTGTCTCCTGTGGAACAGCACAAGACCAACATGCTTTCACTTCTGTACTGGATTTACATGCACAGTTACAAAcaactacatacagtatacatacacatactaaCACAAGTAATAGTTGTGTgatgaaatgaatgttttctacaTCATATCTTCACATTGTATCTACTATGACTGAATGAGGAGAGATGTTTCTTACCATCAGGTAATTCTCCAGCATTTTTTCAACAGTTCCACCTCCAGGTGGAAGGTCCAGGGACAGATTAGTGAAGTCTTCCTCTCTGGTGGAACCTGCTCCGCAACTTTATATAACCAGTACAAACAATACTGTTatatttcagctgcagaggtCATGGATATGTATGTGATGCAGGTAACTGTCTAGTTTTACCTCTTGCATGTCCTggtgttttgtattttgaacATCAGATGGTCTTCTACTGGACAGCTGTAGGCCATGCCCATGCCGGCGGTCAGCACCTGCAGCTGTGGGCCCCAGTATCTCATCTGTTCAAGGACAGCTGTCAGGAACTCATGGGCGTCctgtagatacacacacacaaacaattgtACAGAGTTTAAACACAAAGGAGAAACTatcagaataaaaaacacaccaTTGAAGGCTGCTCACTCACTTTCTGCTGATGGTCCCCAAACTCTGGAGCCCACAGAGCCACCGCCCTCTTGAATGCGGCAAGAAGGCGGAGTTTCTCCTGAGCATCACCGGAGAAGTGATGCTCGCTGATGTTCTTGAATgttctggagaggaggaaaaatggaaaattgttAGATATTGTTGATATTGTCTATGACATTAAACTCTTTTGGTGTTTAGGTACTTATGAGGAtaaaatgagtgtttgtgtctggaGGGGTGCTGTACCTTAGGACTGCTGCTTCAGGTATTAAACTCCAAACCTGCTCCTGGTGACTGATGGCTGTTACAAAGTCCTCCAGGGTGAGGAGGCTCTGCAGGCTTGAGTTAATATAACATATCTGTGCTGGGTTGGGaaacctgacacacaaacataacaagTCAATCTCATCAATTCTTCATTTTAATCCATTTCTCTACagctttggtttgtgtgtgtgtgtgtgtatgcagatgCACTCACCCTAGACACTTAATATGTTCACTCCTGAGCTTCTTCTGTGTGGTCACATTGAGTTCCTCCATTTTGATGGACAGGGCCTGAGGAATCCTCTCGTCCTTCACTggtttctcctctttctccatcgGTCTTTTGACAGCCACCACCTCATCTTGGGACTTCTCCGGAGTCTCTTCTTCTTGGGGGGCTGGGGACACGCGACATCTATTCTGTTGGAGTAAAGAAATACTCTGGTTAAATGATGCAAAGACTAAACAATATCTGATTCACCTTGAGTTCTACACTCTGGGTCAAACACCTTGCAACAACGCCACCGCCGTGACTTCTTGGCCTTCTTGCTCTTCTTTGTGGTGACGCTGGTGACAGAAGAGaaatagttttttaaatttcaaaactCATCAAATTCTTGAAGGCCCTTAATGTCCTTGCTAACAAAAGGGCTAAAAGATAAGACACATagtcaggaggaggagtgttCTTACTTTTCCTTGTCCTCTTCCTgatcctttccttccttctttgtttttgtctgtaaaaaaagacattaattaGAATAAACTGTCAATATATTATGATGTTTGATGATATTTACAACTTACAAACAACAtgaatttatttaatatgaAGCCATGACGCTGTCTGTCAAACATACCAGTGGCCGACCGAAGAGGCGATACCTCAGTGGGGCTGTATTGTCGTTGTCCTGGATGACAAAGGGAGCGCTGGGAGCAGGGACACTGGTGATAAAGAAACAAACCGTAGAACGGTGAAATAGATGAAGAAGCAGTCAGGAAAACACtatgatatatatatagcaGTGATATAGTGATATATAATAGTTATTAATTTCCTTACTTTCTGATCTTCTCTGCCACCAGTTCAACGACTGCAGTTGAGTACTGTACAGAAAAAAGTTACCAGGCTGGAGATTAATGGAACATCGTGTATCTTCACAGCAGATATAACATAGCTTCACAGAAAGTACATACTAAACACTGACAAGTGTGAAGTGGAAATAGTCCCACCTTTCACCGTTCACAGTGTCACACAAACAGTAGAGAAATGACATAAAAAGTGCAGTGTATCTAGAAAACAAACCTTCCCACAACACAAGCGAAACATCTTCAGTGTTGTTGAAATAAAAGGCAattgaaatgtttgaaattgaaaatgagATTAAGAATAAATCGTTTCTGTATCCAGACTTGATGAACTCTTGGTAAACTCTGATGTGTTGTCTGTATTACACTCTAACTATAGGAATTCTAACAGAATTCTGTGATGACAATGACACTTCTAGAACATGACTATGATATGATATCATTCTATGTCCACACAACTCTGTGTAAACATGgtgtaaatgtatatatgttATAAAACCAGTGGTCTTAAAActcccaccccccctccccattgaaatgaacagaaagtACATTTCAATGGGACTACACTGATAGGTCTGATTTGGGCCCATCCTGACAAATACAAAAGTACAGATTTGAGTCCACTGCAGATCCTCTCTGTGTGAGGATCctgatgaaaagaaacagaaaagctaAAGTGACCAAAAACTACCATTACActcaaaataatatatttgcaattaaaaacaaatgtactcACTTTGAGAGAACACCTGTTTCAGCAGTCCATCACCATTCTAGCTGCAATGTTAAGTTCTTGTTCCTGTCAGTGGCCTCCTCCTGTTCCAGCTCACATTTACTCTTCTCCAATTcaacatatttttattataaaatgaagggaaaaatgAATATTAGTAGCATTAATAACTTTTTAGTATCCCACCACTAGGGCTGCATGATTATGgccaaaatgatgaaaatgatgacaaGCACAATTGATTTTTTTGAGTCTATGTAGGCATTTTACTAAACACATTAGCGCTTATCCCCTTAACAGACCTCCTCATTTGTATGCACAATCctgaaaattattttcacaaaataaaaagcttatCGTTCAACTCTTTTGATTATGGCCCTGGTCtcttttgaaagaaaaatttTACAACCAAAAACTTGTGAGTATAAGAGATACTGAACCAAGGTTACAGAGGCCCAAGCATGGTAAAAATGTAAGTTTATCCCACTACACCTGTTTCTTTTGGCATAAAAAAAGGCCTGTAGTTGCACCTTTTGTGTGGGAAAACAGTGATATGTAGATCCTTAAATGCTTTGCACCGATAGAATAGGGAGCAGGTGGGGCAGTGTATCTTGAAGGGTTAATCAAAATAACACAACGTAacatctgttgtgatttggtgctgtataaataaaaactgagtaTCACTACATGCACATATATAGAAAAGCGTGGTCAATAGCCACATATAGTGTTTTAAtaacctttattttgaaagtcaacTACTACTTATTTTAGTGTAATTTCCTCTTAGCATTGTACTTACTGACTTCTTAGCATGAGGTAGCATGAGGCTAGAAAAGGATCTCCCTGCTACAGGGCAGCTgatcaaagcaaaaataatattAGGATATatttaagagacagaaagaagaaatgaaacgTGCATGAACAGAATGGGATTTTTATTGTTGCTTTGCTGTCTGTTtgacaaattgaaaatgataatgtaatattcacatttaaaggAATATCTGCTGTTTCAAACAGATTGTTCTTATTAATGGTTTCTATGTAAACAAATAACCAAACAGTATAGTTTagagctctgtctctctatatATGGCACTTGTTTTATGAGCGTAGCCTACATAATGGATGCTGTTTTAACTGTACCAGTGACAAATATGTAACACAGCTGGTTGCACTGGTTATCATTGTGTTTCTTGGTACATGGTAGGCCATGatgcaacaaaatgaaaaaaacattgagGAATTTGAATGAGTGGAGCTGTAGCATCTGAATGCACCCAGAATAATTATATGAGTTTAGTGCACAGAGGGTTTTAATTACTCATGTGAATGCACCTGATTGTTTTTCCATCTGACACTTACAATGATTGTATTTTAATGTCTCCCTGACAAGCAATTTCTAGCAGTTGTGCAAATAATGAATGCCGTCTATACTGTAAGTAGCAGGAGCAGAAGAAGCATGATGCTGTTACAGTATGGCAAAAA
Above is a window of Lates calcarifer isolate ASB-BC8 linkage group LG23, TLL_Latcal_v3, whole genome shotgun sequence DNA encoding:
- the LOC108876838 gene encoding ubiquitin carboxyl-terminal hydrolase 37, which translates into the protein MFRLCCGKYSTAVVELVAEKIRNVPAPSAPFVIQDNDNTAPLRYRLFGRPLTKTKKEGKDQEEDKENVTTKKSKKAKKSRRWRCCKNRCRVSPAPQEEETPEKSQDEVVAVKRPMEKEEKPVKDERIPQALSIKMEELNVTTQKKLRSEHIKCLGFPNPAQICYINSSLQSLLTLEDFVTAISHQEQVWSLIPEAAVLRTFKNISEHHFSGDAQEKLRLLAAFKRAVALWAPEFGDHQQKDAHEFLTAVLEQMRYWGPQLQVLTAGMGMAYSCPVEDHLMFKIQNTRTCKSCGAGSTREEDFTNLSLDLPPGGGTVEKMLENYLMETELEYRCECGATKSGQRSSFATLPRVLVLHLKRFRYTPTFQLEKIHDPVDLQRELVVSSGQAGACYSLISTINHIGTTARSGHYICDGVDPDVGPVDLTDRWFTYNDTVVTQTSGVNVCNQRQRSSYILFYRRQPED